Genomic segment of Populus nigra chromosome 6, ddPopNigr1.1, whole genome shotgun sequence:
tttatatatgtattttcttGGTTGTTgtcgttgctttttttttttcaatatgactCAAATAAagacaatttattttgttgatcgAAACTATAATCTGAGttattggattttgtttttttaaaaaaacacacttaCAGTActaaatattttactaaaataataatatagacCGACAACATAGCGCAAACACAAGACTAGTTAAAACTCCACTTAAGCTAACTATCCAGTATGTGAcccagtggtaagagtttaagattaaggggtttgctcctcttgtggtctcaggtttgaatcatgtggttgttaatatgatgaCCATTGAAggtttatatgatcgttaacttcaggatctaTGGGATTAGTTGAGATGCGCTCAAGCTGACtcggacatccacgttaataataataataaaaaaaactccatttAAGCTTTGTATTCTTTATAGtttgtttaatattatggtaataattggttttcaaaaatattttttatttaaaatatattaaaataatattttttttaatattttaatatttatttttaacattaatatatcaaaacaatttaataacaaaaaaaaaattatttttgttgaaaccATTTTTACGTAACAAAAACAAACGACCTACTTAACTCTTGAACCTCAACTTGCTTCGTAAACCCTCGCTTTTGCACCGGCTacccgtctctctctctctctctctctctcttcactgCCACGCCCACACACAAGTCAAGCCTTTGAAGGAGTAATTTCGTCGATCAATTGGCGTACAAGAAGTGAAGAAGCGTAGGAATCATGAAAGGCAGCAAAACTACTATCTTGACACTTGCTGAGAAATGCAAGGTTTCTCTCCTTCCTCCCTTTCTCTGCAACTCCAGAGTTTGTCACTGGTTATTGTTAAAGTAAAAATCTATTTACTCTATTGCAGAATATACTTGCCTCCAATTGGCAAGCTCAACTTAATACCATCAAAGCTGATGCCAAAGGAAGGTGCCCATTTCTGTTCTAACTATCGGGTTCTCATTTTCTTTGCCctttatagattaaaaatcCAAGCTTTTGTTGGTTCCttacaaaagtaaaaaaaaaaataagaaaattctcAAGTTGATTAATGGGtttccttcttttatttatttggtgtATTCATGTTAGCAAGGGGGGCATATACAGTTCAAAAGTCAAGTACATACTCAAGAAGGGGAAGCCATATCTCTGGGTTAATGAAAAAGACATGCATAATGTGGTAATGATTTCACTACGGTTGTGGGTTTGCTATGTTATGTTCATTTAGTGACCATTTTTCTTTCTGTTCGTGTTTTAATGCCTATAAGCTGAACAAACAAAGCATGAAATCCTATATAAAGAACTAAAATTACTTGAAGAGAGTACCCATTAATTACATGATCTTTGATTTTCATTTGCGATGAAATTTATCTGCTAAAGTTGTCCAATTATCATTTCTGATGCTGTTTATTCATTCCCTTTCTTTGACATAGAACACAATCATTGATGACCGTGCTTCATTGGCTGTTGCTAGTCCCTTTCCAGGACCCCTGGCAAATTTATTCAAATCGATGCAGAAGGTTAGTTCTTAATTTGGCTTgtactttttttgttgttcagtTGCTTCAGAGATATCTTCCCCTCCCTTCATCATTTCAACTATACCCTAGATATGCAGCTAGGGCCTAACATGCTGATTTGTACTCATGCTGCAGTTACCGGCTAGGATTGCGATAACTGGGAATGTTGTGCCTCTCAAGGAGGAAAAGGTTTGGCAATTTATAACATAACTTCGAATGACTATCCTTTTTCGGGTGTGATAGGggcacatatatacatatatgtatgtatatatacacgtacacacacacacacacacacatatatgtatGCATGTATTTATTGCATAGAGACTAGTCTCTGTTAATTTTCTGTGAACTTGTTTGATAGAAAATGGAGAATTGGCAATGCAAGTTTAGGAGCGttccaaataaaataactttcaaGAATCTTCAGAATATATCCCTTGCATGCTGTATCTCTATGCCTCTTGATACTTAAGTGATgtaggaagaaaaggaaaaggatatCTAAAGATAGCTAACATAGCCAAAGGTTGGGTGTCTGGGTAGAAAAAGAGAACAAACTcttcataaaattatcaaaatatcaaagtcGTTTATTTACAGAATTAGCAGTCCTTAAAGATTAGCTAAAATCCTaaatccttgtaggaaaatgaTTCTTAGTCTTAGTCCACAAGTAAAACAACTTAGCCTATAaggaaatactttaaaaagctgCATGCTAATCACATGACcctagattaattaattaccctaatatcataaatattctaAAGAAAGCTCCTGTATTCTTCTTGGGCTGGAAGAAACTCATCCTCTAGCTAAAATCATTTTTGCCTCGATCTCGCGCATGTCCAATCAAGACTCTctaaccccttttcttttttcgccTCAGGTGTATAAATACTATAGATATCAGCTTAAGTCCCCACATGTTAAATTTTGCATAATAAGAAATGTCAATTGACAActcatttctctttctttgaCTTTTAGAATAATGAATTGCAAACCTCAAACTTGCTTCATCAACatgtattatatttatataatcctTGAACAAATCTACTTTTGTGATTATAGCAAACTTGTAATCAAAAGAATCAACATATCATAAattaacaattttcttttattgagtAACTTTCATGTTCTCTTTGCACCCAACCTTTAGCTTATTGATTCATTGCCATTATTGTCATTGTTCATGGTATGACTAACATCAAgatcatcatcaaaataaagATCATAAATTGATGGAGAATCCTAATTCACATCTAACTCATCATAGAATGTTGAAGAACTCCAATCTGTGACTTTTTTCTCAACAGATATTGCCTGTAGTAAAAGGATTCTTAGTCTTAGTCCACAAGTAAAACTACTATAAAGAAATTGCTTTAAAAAGTCACATGCTAATCACATGATCCTATATTAATTAAGTAAccttaatatcataaatattctaAGGAAAACTCCTGTGTCATGAGCAATAAGAgcaaaatattgtttaaaagtttcaGTGTCCTTGGAAGTTtgttattaattcataaaaatacatCTGCAACTAATATACCATGAGAGAACGTGCAAATCCATATTTAAAGTACTCCTGTTACTGAACCTAGTATGCAATAGGAGAAATGGCTGGCTTTCTCTGATCCTAGGAAGCTGCGAGATCTTGGTGTTCCAACAACTTGTGAGTTTAGTCTGATTGGTGAGCAGAGCATTGATGCCAAATCAGAATCTATTCTGTGcactgttttgattttatacaaTATCATGTTGAGTGTGGAAAAGGGAATACTGCCTTGACTATATACCTTTTCTCTTGTTATAGGTTCAGCTGGTTGCAGAAAGCCTTAAAGAAGTCATGCTTTCTGAACGGCGGCAGATCAATGAGGCCCCCTATACCGTTTCTGGTGTGTTAAGTTCTTCTAATCTTGTTACCACATCACGAAGTGAAAACCTTAAGGAGCTATTGGATGGTGTTGAAGAATACGGTGTTTATAGATTCAATCTAAGGTACAAAACTCTCAGTTACACAGTATCAGTATACTACTATTGTCAGCATCATtgaatattgatctaatttttctGAACTGAAATTCTGAAGAACAAGGAAATCCTGATCTTGAATTAAGAGAAAAGTAAGAAGTGCGCATTTATTCATGCATAATGAAAACTGAACATTTCAAGTGTTTGAACTTATGTAGATGGGCACTAACACATTTTAAGGTTCTGCATTATGCAACTTTGGTAGTTAAGTGGATCAAGTCAGTAGTAGAGGTCAACCTTTTCTGATAGAGAAAAGGTCATCAGAGCAGGAAAGACCATTGTATGATGTTGCAATAGCGAATCTGCTGTTGCCTCTTGTTATAAACCAAAGTATAACCTTTCATCTTtctgaaaggaaaaataatgtATAGCATGTTATAGTAGAATCTCATGCAATAACGATTAGGATGAGTGTCTAgtgtataaaaaagaaaaataaacaagtaatGAGAATTGTGAACTTTTTGTCAGTTCTTGCATGTTTATTGATGGCCATGGACGCACTCACGAAGTGGATATGGAAGCTATTGAAGCATCTAAAGTAGATCCATTAGGTAAGACCCCTGTTACAAGAAAAGATGATTGCTTGTTTGAATATAATGTGCTTATATTGTCGCTAAAGAAATATGTCTCTTAACTTTGTTTCTCCTGCAGCATTTCTTTCCGCAAAGCTAATCGATGGCATCAATCGAAGTGAATCAAGGCGTAGAGCTCTAGTACTTTTTTGTTTCGTGTACTTGAATGCAGATGCAAGGGTAAGATACATGCATGCatcatacctttttttttttatacatatacacGATTACTTTTGACAGTATCAAGTATGCAGGAGATAAGTTTAAA
This window contains:
- the LOC133697380 gene encoding uncharacterized protein LOC133697380 — protein: MKGSKTTILTLAEKCKNILASNWQAQLNTIKADAKGSKGGIYSSKVKYILKKGKPYLWVNEKDMHNVNTIIDDRASLAVASPFPGPLANLFKSMQKLPARIAITGNVVPLKEEKVQLVAESLKEVMLSERRQINEAPYTVSGVLSSSNLVTTSRSENLKELLDGVEEYGVYRFNLSSCMFIDGHGRTHEVDMEAIEASKVDPLAFLSAKLIDGINRSESRRRALVLFCFVYLNADARDAFMLSVDRKGFDVLAKVPSSRLKDGTSEYVWKQFRFPFKEEALDVETFCHQLVKMEEEAVKKVSGYSGLT